TTACCTTTTATGCTGGCCCCTTGCTTGTTAAAGGAGCAATTTTTCTAGTTGCAAATTTCCAAAGTCTATTTGTGAACAGCTTCTTGAGCGGACGACACCCTTTCAATGCAAAATGTAGCTGAAACGATTAATTATCGTAATGTTTGAATTTATTTCAGTCACTTTTTACTCCGAAAACAGGACAGAGTATGTATCGATTCTAAACCTTAACAAAAGGAATAAGTGGTGTTGATTCCAAGTGGTGATGCTTCATGATTCTAAAACTTATTATGTAGTATCAATCGGTTCATCAAATTCAAAGGTTTGTGATCTTACCACACTTCCTTGAATGCAGTGCAGGGGTTCACCTACCTCTTGCTCTGATTCAATTCCGTTTAGTCCAGGATCCATTTTTTACTTCAGTACTCtaatctttctctttctcttcatTTCGACAGCACTATCCCATTTTCCTGCACCATCATAGAGGTTCAACAAGATGTTAGTTGCACTATCTTGTGAGTTAAACTTAAACCTGCTCTGCTGCACGAGCTTAGTAACGCTCTCCACAATCCAAGATCATTTCCATTAAACGGTTAACTGATAACAAGTTCCTCTGCTGCATCCAACAATCAACTTGACAAACTAACCATGCAAGAGTAGTGCTTAGGCCtaggaatctgattctgattcaaCCTCATTTCAGTtcatcctcaattcaattcctcacaATCTGATTAAGGATTAGTAAACGAGCCATTCTATGTATTCTACTCCAATTCCAAAAGCTCTATCTTCAACTtcctgtaaaaaaaaattaagaaacttTTGGGCATGACTTCAACTCTATGTAGCACTTAATGTTACCAGTGTATTAGTCGTTAGATTTAATTTTCACAATTATTACATTTTATATTTCCTATTctgattatttattttctgtaaCACTCAGTACTTGTGATATTGTTGATGGAAGTGAAGCGAAAACAAAAGTGGGGGAGTGCTGGAGCAAGGGAACCAGTTATTACAGTGGCCGAATAACAAGATCCAGAAGTTCATCCCAGAACCCAAATGACGTTAACAATTATCCGAAGGGTGATGGCTGTACAATCCATCTTTCCACTGGAAAGTCAACACAACCACCTCAGCCTTTAAGTACCAGGTCACAAGCTGTGCATGGTACTGAAAAAATAGCGAAAGACGCTATCACCAATATATCTGGTCAAAGAATTAATCAGTCAACATCTTCTTCATCTAACAAGTCTCATGATTCACAGAGAACTCAAATATCTGCTGGAAGGTCTGTTCCAATTCAATGTGATATAGACCTGTGTGCAGAGAATTCAACAGATTCTTCAGACAAGGAAAATGATGCAGATCACTATGCTGGTAGAAAGACAAGTGCAGAAACTAATTGTACTACTGAAGGAATGTCAAAACCGGTCAATTCACAGGCTTTGGTTCACAGGGGTACACAGTCCAGATCCGCCTGCTTCAAGCAAGCATTTGTCTGAAAAAATGACACAGAGGGGTACACAGTACAAAGAGGTACCTTGTACTCAAACCTGTGAATTTGTTAAAGCTGCATCTCGTGGAGAAACAGAAATTGATCCTGATGTATCTGTTGAAGGTTCTGGATCAAAATTGGATGGTACCGGGGTTAGAGTTGGAATGGAAGTTTTAGCCTCAAGGCAGCCTGCTGATTGTAATGTGCTTGTGAATCCCAAGCAACTTAATTTTGATGATGTGGAAGAATCCTGTAGGAATGGAAGTTATACTCCTGCTTTTAATGAGGGAATGCAGGGAAGATCGTCAGAGAAAAGGTCTATTTCCTTGATGGACGCTGATGATATACAGGAAGAAGGAAAGACTGTCAATTATCAAGAAAATCATAACTCGTCCCTGCCAATGAATTTTCTTGGGGATCTGGAAGTTTCAGTCAAAGGGAAGGACCTCCAGAGTGGTCTATCTGAATCTCCTGCAGAGGAGGATAGAAGTGTCTTGAATGGAAATGCTGTCTCATCAGTAAAGGAGACATCTGATGTTCATAATGATGCAGTTGCTAATACGTTGCTAGAGAGTGGCAATAGAGACTCTTGGTGTGTAACAACCCCTCCCAGTTAACTGTTTTACGGACTTTGAATCATGagggcagaaatgtaatttcatggAATTGGGAGTTTTGTTTTGAAATGgttgttttagtttttaaatggtGTGCCCAAGGTGGGGCCCACCCCTGTTTTGTCCCCCCGGCCTCTTCCCTtcgctgccacgtggcagcctcCCCGAGCTCTTCCtcaactctctcttctctcagtTCACTCACTCTCGCACTCTCGAATCTCTCTCAGAGctcactctctccctttccccTTCCCGATCGACACCCACACACCCAGACACCCCCACACCCAAGGAGAATCACCGACGACGACACCACCATACTCACCACTgtgataacacacacacactctctctctctcccccctcgcCTCTGTGGAACAATGAGAATCTCCGGCGAACCCGTGGGTTTCGAGCAAGAATTTGACCACCTCTGACCACTTCACAGTGTGAGACAGGTACCAAACGCTCCCTTTCGTCTTTATCTACTTTTTCATACCTATATTGTAGCCTAGGGTTGAGTTTCGACGCAACCTAGCTCGGGAGGCTCTGGCCTTCTCTCCCCAATGAGAAACAGGCCTTCAAGCCCAAACCCACAGAGCCAAGATCTTTGGGCCAAGAAGCTTAGGGCCTTTGGTCCATtgaaacaaaaacccaaaatcctTTTGAAATTAGGCCTTCGGGTCGAGTGGCATGGACCCTTGGCCCAATCCTTGGGCTGGGCCTTaagcccaaaacccaaaacccaaaacccaatgaCCTTAAACCTTTTTTCCTTGGGCCGGGCTCTaagcccaaaaccctaaacccaaacctattggacccaagcccaagaaCCTTAGGCCCAACCGTAAGCCCTAAACTTGGTTAACCTGGTTAACCCAACCCAGACCATTGACTTTGACCAGACCTGGTCAATGGTTAACGTGGACTTTGACTTTGACTGATCAACGTTgacttaaaatttttttttcaggtttCTGTTCAGAACccttcctaggctaatttcgacgtcctggATCCGTTTCCAACATCCATTTTCCCAAGTTCAATCATTTGACtgtagttttattaattggacctttatgtgcttaggtgcatatATTGTGGCGTTTCCATATTTGCTAGCTTGCGCAGCTTTTCGACGGCGAAGTACTGTGAGTGAACtctttctaaaatgcatgttttaatagtataaatgtatacatgaaaaacataatttaatGACTATGTTcgctttgaatttttaattatcATGATATactgaaaatattttgaaatacaatattttatcatacttatgttctttgtagtatatatgatggatgactatatactatttatgaacatgtttttacacttctttatagtatatatgatggatgactcaAATGGCATGAAGGCATCAACTGCTCCAATGGCTCAAagtcctcgcccgcacgagctaaaactgcacaaggcattaaAAGCTCTAATGGCTCAAAGTCCTCAtctgcatgagctaaaactgcacaaggcattaaAAGCTCTAATGGTTTAAAGTCCTCGCCCGCAACGCTCCAATGGCTTAAAATCTTTGcatgcacgagctgaaactgcacaaAGCATCAAACCCCAACAAAACACATAAAGAACTACGAGTGATTTGATCCCTCAACAagagtacgtaggcaatctatgGCTCTACCTAAAcgcagtcacaaaatcaaataaacacccaagttacgatttattcatattagaatcaaagggtattcctTTCCCAAATGAAGGGTTGTAATTAATAGACGCATAGCCTAGAATGAGTCGAACttgaattaataaaaaattgaacgAGGGTGAAACtgtgtcgagtgaattatttatttacatattgtgtacaattttttttgctCAACAGGTGAATTTCAAAGACTATAAGTAAAACCGAGTTTTCTGTCTTTAGTTTTCTTTCATTACtttttttatatccattttctaACATGCCATTACATAATCTGATTGTGTGCTCATCTCTTTTTAATTGTATTATTGTATCAGGCAAAGAAAACCACATTTATGGCAAGGACTTTATGCAGGGCGGGTAGGGAACCACCAATATTTTGGTGGTTCTGCCAAATGCCTTAATTGTTGCTGGAGATTCAAGAGTTACAGCATATTCCGGCAAAAGTAATATTTCTTTATCTTTAACTAACAAATTGATTATGATTTAACTATGTTTATAGTATATGTAGTATATTAATTGGTTCTAATTTATGTATACAGTTAGACCTGAAGAAAAGAAAGTTAAACGAATTTCTAAGAATCCTCCAACACGAGCAACATGGTGTCATGATCAATGTGATGCGCATCAGATGTTAGGACATATATTCACAAGGAAGATATTAGAGTCCATTAGGAGAGAGCAATGCTTCTTTCCTTGCTTGGAAATTCGCCTATTTTTCCCTCTTCCACTTCACAGGTTTGACTACGTTCATATTGATCATGACACCATGTTGCTCGTGTTGAAGGATTCTTAGAAATGCATTTAACTTTCTTTTCTTCGGGTCTAACTGTATACATAAATTAGAACCAATTAATATACTACATATACTATAAACATAGTCAAATAATAATCAATTTGGTAGTTAAAGATAAAGAAATATTACTTTCGCCGGAATATGCTGTAACTCTTGAATCTCTAGCAACAATTAAGGCATCTGGTAGAACCAACAAAATATTGTTGGTTCCCCGCCTGCTCTGCATAAAGTCCTTGCCATAAATGTGGTTTTCTTTGCCTGATACAATAATACAATTAAAAAGAGATGAGCACACAATCAGATTATGTAATGGCATGTTAGAAAATGGACATAAAAATAGTAATGAAAGAAAACTAAAGACAGAAAACTTGGTTTTACTTACAGTCTTTGAGATTTTCTGTTTAATTGTTCTCGTCAAATTGCTTGTCTACTTTTATTTGGTCTTTTATAATGTATAAGATTGTGTTTGATAGGGTGAATATACTAATGAACTGAACGTAGTCAAACCTCCTGATACAAGTCCCTGTGAAGTGGAAGAGGGAAAAATAGGCGAATTTCAAAGCAAGAAAAGAAGCATTGCTCTCTCCTAAGAGGGAAAATTACCGACTATAGGGACTACAGAAAAATTACTGCtactttcattgtttttaacttttctttatctttatcCCTACCATAGGGACATaatccttcttcaactacaTAAGTTGTGGGAGTTCTTTGTGAAACCTTGAGCCCAATACCTTCTCTAAGACCAAGGTGATTTCGCTGTTTTGCAAGGTGTTCTAACCTCTGAAATAACTCCTCTATCCTACCATTCATGCCATTGTAATTAAAAGGAATATGAGAGGTAGAGAGGAAATTGCACACCTGGGTGTGCTTAATCTGATCTGCCGACGCAAAGCTTCAATATCCATCTCATCCACCAAGTCCTTGGTATCGAACACAGCATCTTTGAGCTCGTCAAGCCACATCCCCACAGCAGGGTTGATAATCTGCTTCTCTTCTGCATCGTTGAGCACTGCGTGGAGGGTCATCAACGTCACCTTTAGCTTGTCCACGAGTGAATGGTTGAGTCTTCTTGCCGGAAGAAGTTCATGAACTCTCCGGAGGCAATCTTGTTGCACAGCACCTGGATGGAaccgaagagcaaagcctctCCAACCAAAGCCATTTTCTCTCTTCGTGGCCAAAGGACTAATTTTGATCAGGTATTTGAAGTTGGGAAACTTAAAATTGTTCTTGGCAAAGGGTGTTAAGATTACTTCATGACTGGTGAGATGACTTGATAATTTTTTGTCAATAATGCAGTGGACCACACACAGCAAACATAGTAAAAAAGAATCATGCAATATATTTGGATATCAACATTTTTCCATATGATATGATCACGTGGCCCCTACCCATCCTCTTGTCACCATCCTCCACCATCCTTTTGTAATTATTTCTACTCTAATTCCAAAGCATCTTCGTGTGAAAATAAAGTAAGAGAGTTTCGGGATAACCTCAATATTATGTATCATTTAATGTACTGTATTAATAATTGGACTCAATTTCTACAATTATTATttactttttatattttcaagcTCAACCTCTTATTTTCTACAACACTCAATACCACGTGCTacggatattttttttttgaaaagtttcttactttttcttgcttttcctaTATTTTCAACATTTATGGGACCATTCGTGTTCAGGATTTggtttgcatatatattcaaCATTCATGGGACCATTCTTGCTTTGCCTATATTTTCTTGGGTTAGCCAATTTTGAGTCAAGGTTTACATGTTTTTGCACAAAACTATTAAGCAAACACTCTAGTTGCATACTTATATTGTCAAATTATCGAATTTGATACTACAAAATTATACAAAAGTATACGTTATCGCTCTTTAATTCAGATTAACAGTGCGCTCCCTCTTCTGCATATAAATTTAGGGCTGGTTCGGTATGGAATACCGAACCGAAATCCTTGTCCCAATTCCCAAACCGAAGTTTTCGGAAATCCCAATTTCaagaccgatcccaaaccaaaatttcgagaatcccgaaatagtttgggcttttgggcatGTGAGGAAACAATGAAGATAAAGAGAattaaagagaatgaagatAAAGTACTAACCTTAACTCGTAAACCTTAAGTACTCAAAAGGTCTTCCTAATCCAATCAAACGGCtgcaaaacaaaattacaaaatattagacTTAACTGTTATTAATAACTTATAAAGGCAAAATAACAATGATGCAAACATAGGCTCTGGGAAAGTGCAAAAAAACAGTGGCTAACGATTTTAATTCTTTACCTTTACAGGATTATGATCATCTGCTAATGATTGTAATTCTTTCACACAGagcaaattaaaacaaatctCCAATTGTGCTACTCAGTACCTAAAACAGTATAGCACGATTTTGAAATTATAAACTGATTAAAGTTTCAGCAACAAGCAGATTACTCAATCAGAAAACACATTCATCAGGATTTGAACCCATGGGAATCGGCTGTAATTAATaattatcaataattaaaagtaatgaACCAGAAATTCTAGCAAAAATAATTCGCAATGGCAGAAATACAGTAAAATCTGCATTCCAATCAAACAGAGGGCATGGAAAATCGAAGTGTGGATGGGAATTTACAGACCTGGACGAGCCAAACTAAATTTCAGGCCTAACTAGTAACTACATCATTATTCAGACACAATCCAAAACAATACTGCTATGTTATATATTCTAAACAAAATTAGCTTACTGTAACTCAACCATTGAAGCCCACCAATCCCCCTATAATCCAAAACAACACTTCTCTCCGTGCTTGGCAATTGCAGCCAATCCATCCCCCTATAATTCGTGCAGGTCCTATTTCCCCATCCCCTATAATTTTATTCTACAAATTCGTGCACCCACCCTCCCAAAGACCTGCAGGTCCTGCACTGCACCCACCCTAAACCGGAACCCATCCAACCTGAAACCCTCCCAAAAACCTGCACCCATCCTAATCCGAAACCCACAGTCCTCAAACCCTCACACATTCGACAAAATGCTCGGAAATCAAGTTAATCAACatgaaaaccctaaaccctaaagaaaaACCCAGTGAAAATCAGAAACCCTTACCTGGATTTTGGGTCTCGATTCGTGTCGGATTCACATCTTCCTGCGTCTGTGTGTGTGGCCGGATGAGCGCCGTTGAAGTGGACGGAGGAGCGGCGTTCGAACTGGACGGGCTTGACGGAGGACGGGAAGAGCGCTGGAGCGCCGTTCGACCTTTGTTCTtcgagagagtgagagtgagtgagagattgagagagagagagggaattaACTTACAATGGACGGTAGGATTTAATCTTAACCAATCTAACGGCCCAAGTAATttctaattataaattaaaaaaaaaaataatatatatatatatatatatatattcggttcggttcaaggTGACCGAACAATTTCAAAGATAAGGccgaatcccaaaccaaaactttCAGGATAGTTCGGTTTCGGGAAATGCTGTTCGGGAATTTTTCGGTCAAAATTTGGGAAGGGTTCGGGACGGTTTGGGATTTTCAAGAAAAAATTTCATCCCTATAAATTTGAATCACTATTCTTATCCCTATAATTTAGATGagtttattataaattatcttatcgtttgttaaaaaatccATTTCATAAATAAGTAGATGTGATATGCTTAAACACAAATATGTAACAAAAACAATGGAAAAGAATAAGTACAAAAACGGAATCGTTACCTTTTTATCTTTAAGGTAAAATAGAGCATTAAGATGGTCAATCTCACTATGCTGCAGAGAAACGATTCCTTTATAAAAAAGGTTCTGATTACGGCCGTCAACGTCACCTTCTACGAattcaacatcaagaacaatcAATGGGTTCGTTTCCCGAATCATAACTTCCAATTCTCCATTTGGTTgcccaaaaaaaacaaaccacAATTAAATCTTCAAACAATGGAAATTTGAAGCATAAAGTGCGAACAAATAGGTGGAAATGTGACACAGATGTTAGCAAACTTTATGGTCTTCAATCTTGATAATTTATGCACACATTGGAATCCAAACTTCATATATTcgcttatatttgttgatctcTTGGCACAACTATACTAAATTGTTTGGTATTAGTCATTTTTTTCATTCATATTTCAATTTTGTAAGTAGAAAAAGTATCTTTGTAAATGAAgatatcaaaaataaaataaaaatttgtaaaTTGCGCCAAGCACATGTAATTATAAATTTGTAAGTCAAAGTGTAGCACGTCTGATTAAAGATATCTAATCAAtgttgacacgccccgaccctgatattccccgaataccaggatagacacgtgctggccgacacccgagggtgacgaaagccattaattgatacaaaagctaagaataagaaataaataagggttatgaatttaaaaacaatgagttaataatttaggaacgtgttcagaacatacaactaaacctaatcactaaaaagaattgagataaaattgaatgaataaagaagtgggtcctacatcgagaggactCAAATATGCTGCTGTGGAAGTGTCTTGACGTCGGAATTAtgtgccttgattctaagtcctgaatgagggcgcaaaacaaaggtgagtggaccaagtttatatatataataataataaaatagttatcaacatactaacccccaaagtttatatataatgaaaactactagcataataagtgatggatttaataaaaatcctagcatgccaaatatctcaaaaatCACATCGCGGAAACACATCGCAgaaatcaaaacagtaaacGCATCATAAATCGTTTCGTAaacgcggtgtgctgctagaaagatcaccgaataaatataactcccggcccaatacctgcacctcagtctctgtgcctgtagccagagataactccctcccggcccaatgcctgtcaCCGTGTCCCTTagcctttcgctagggattatttctcccggcctaattgctaacaccagatcctcgccccaggcggcatagtgtccactaggtacgcacaaatagttacgtctctcataaataaccacttcatagcatAGGTTACCGATCATCGTCtacactataaagaggggttcaaaaacatgttctagcatcctatcgtcatctatcagatagtctaccagttcatggttttaatagaaaatacgatatattaaaatatagctcaatataggctaacaattaattcctcaccaaaacacgagacgataatcaatatattaaatcaACAagcttcacataaatcaaatcataaatccgtaggcatgctaatcatttatgcaattaaattattaaatcatgtaattttagaaagggtccactcacagtacttagttgCCAAAAGCCGCGCCATTAGTGAAGACggaaacgtcacaataattgcccctaagcacataaataacacatttagtcaaactctacttaaacgattgaatttgggaaaacggacgttggaaacggattcagaatGTCAAAATTAGCTTAAGAGGAATTTTGAGCAaaaacccgaaaagtcaaccctaaagtcaacgttgaccgggggTCAATGGTCATATTAGGTCTAACAGATTTTAGGCTTGaatccggattagggtttaggttaaataggaaTAGGATCTATTGGGTTTGGAATTCTaaggttttgggttaaaagggtttatAGGGTGAAAAAGGGtagtttgggcttaagcccaaactcacacacaacacacacacacactcacacactacacaaaccctaaaacacacacacacacacgggctgCACTAGGGCAGCCCTCATAACACTTCACAAAGGCCCTAAGGCCTTATTAAAGGACATGGCTTTAAGCTCTTTAAAGGATACCGGCCCAAGGCCCTTCAAAATAAGGCCCGAGGCCTTTGGGTTTGGTGGGTCGCCGGACTCAATGGGAGAGAAAATCGGAATTTCGACCGGAAAACCACCTAACTTTAAACGGCTATAACTTTGCcactactcaacgaaatcaagcgagacaaaaacgaaagttgtagcccttgaagagacgaagagaatggtgcATCACACGACatctaactcgccgtggtttgacTGGAAAATTCCTCGAAAGCCGTCGGGcttgccggaaactgggtaagattcaaatgcgtataacttctttaatactcaacgaaattgagtgaaataaaaaggaaagttgtagttctcagagatacgaagagattgataccttgcacgccggccaacgCGCCGTGATTTGGCCGGAAATGGCCTCGAAAGGGGCGGTGCTCGCCGGAGCTCGTGTACGGGGCTTCGTGGTTCGACTTCCAAGATGCCAAGACTATGGTTAAGTTCGTAGCGACGAGATAAAGACAATGGTTTGTTGGTAAGAAAAACTCTCGGAGGGGTTGAGATAGAGAGAGCcgagagtgagggagagagttgcGGGAAaggtgagggagaagagagagaactgagagaagagagagagaccaaaaaacataaaataaaacaaggtgggccccccgggctcaccaattaaggtttttaaacaatttttaaataaaaatgggGTTGGGGTGTTTCAAATGTACCACTGTTAGCACACTTGATTAAAGGCCTCTAATCCATGTACCAATTGTTAACAATGATAAATAACTAACGCAACACATTTTAGGGGCGGGTAGCGCTTGTGATTAAAAAAATGCCTAACGTGCATGCAAAGAGGCTAGTTTAGAGTAAATAAAGAAGACTGTACATACGCAAATGTGGGATAAGTTAAGGATGGATATGGGGCAGGCTAGACTCAAAATTGAAGCAGACGGACCGGACCCATTTGTAAATGAAATATTGCAGGGCAGGGCGGgtcttgttagttgagaaatgaaACCGAACTTAACCTGGCTCGTTTGAATCAACCGGTTCCTACATGTTCACGGgtcctttttatatatataatgtttgtTAATAAATTATGACAGTTGTGCTTGAAGTAAAAGCTGGTGTGCTTGAACAAAATA
This window of the Malus domestica chromosome 03, GDT2T_hap1 genome carries:
- the LOC139194003 gene encoding putative disease resistance RPP13-like protein 1 isoform X3; translated protein: MTLHAVLNDAEEKQIINPAVGMWLDELKDAVFDTKDLVDEMDIEALRRQIRLSTPSILLAIVDFMSNQENIQSCIWTQRFGHYMFRQSFDSLTALEEGGVEK
- the LOC139194003 gene encoding putative disease resistance RPP13-like protein 1 isoform X4, which gives rise to MTLHAVLNDAEEKQIINPAVGMWLDELKDAVFDTKDLVDEMDIEALRRQIRLSTPSILLAIVDFMSNQENIQSCIWTQRQSFDSLTALEEGGVEK